One Peribacillus simplex NBRC 15720 = DSM 1321 genomic region harbors:
- the argF gene encoding ornithine carbamoyltransferase — protein MSSMTAPTQAKILNGKDFLTMKESTPTAIADLLKLAQTIKGKLQAGEEYTPLKGKTLGMIFEKSSTRTRVSFEVGMMQLGGHALFLSGNDLQIGRGETISDTAKVLSEYIDGIMIRTFEHEKILELSENASIPVINGLTDLAHPCQVLADFLTIIEIKGQLKGLKMSYIGDGNNVANSLMVGCAKMGMDFSIGCPEAYKPDEKVVAYAQKVAEETGSEIVVTTSASAAIKDADIVYSDVWTSMGQEIENGIRLEAFKDYQINGELVKLAKEDYLFMHCLPAHREEEVTAEVIDGPNSVVFHQAGNRLHAQKAVLVDLMS, from the coding sequence ATGAGTTCAATGACGGCACCGACACAAGCGAAGATTTTAAATGGAAAAGATTTTTTGACCATGAAAGAGTCTACACCAACGGCAATTGCAGATTTATTAAAGCTAGCGCAGACCATTAAAGGCAAATTGCAAGCTGGTGAAGAATATACGCCTTTAAAAGGGAAAACGCTGGGGATGATCTTTGAAAAATCGTCTACCCGTACCCGTGTTTCTTTTGAAGTAGGCATGATGCAGCTTGGTGGACACGCTTTGTTCCTGAGTGGCAATGACTTGCAAATTGGACGTGGTGAGACTATTTCGGATACTGCAAAAGTCCTTTCTGAATATATTGATGGCATCATGATTCGTACCTTCGAGCATGAAAAAATCCTGGAATTGTCAGAAAACGCTTCTATCCCAGTCATCAATGGGTTAACTGATCTTGCCCATCCTTGTCAGGTGCTTGCTGACTTCTTGACGATCATCGAGATAAAAGGGCAGCTAAAAGGCTTGAAAATGAGTTATATCGGTGATGGCAATAATGTTGCCAATTCATTGATGGTAGGCTGTGCAAAAATGGGAATGGATTTTTCCATTGGGTGTCCTGAGGCCTATAAACCCGATGAAAAAGTCGTCGCCTATGCTCAAAAAGTGGCAGAAGAGACTGGCAGTGAAATTGTGGTCACAACCTCAGCTTCAGCAGCCATAAAAGATGCGGATATTGTCTATTCCGATGTTTGGACCTCCATGGGGCAGGAAATCGAGAATGGTATCCGCTTAGAAGCTTTTAAAGATTATCAAATCAATGGTGAACTTGTAAAACTTGCTAAAGAAGATTACTTATTCATGCATTGCCTGCCTGCACACAGGGAAGAAGAAGTAACGGCTGAAGTCATCGATGGACCTAATTCCGTCGTTTTCCACCAAGCTGGAAATCGTCTGCATGCCCAAAAGGCGGTTCTGGTGGACTTAATGTCTTAA
- the clpB gene encoding ATP-dependent chaperone ClpB, producing the protein MDINKMTERTQQAFIGGQELAKDRGNPELTELHLLKILMEQDESLLIRILSESGKPMNLFDIELNKELDRLPEVSRSVSQVYMSSSLQQILTAAEKEMQMWEDEYLSVEHILLASLQVNKTNVNRLFSSYGIDYAKAKRVINDIRGNQRVTSQNPESTYEVLKKYGRDLVAEVKSGKVDPVIGRDTEIRNVIRILSRKTKNNPVLIGEPGVGKTAIVEGLAQRIVRKDVPEGLKDKTVFSLDMSALVAGAKFRGEFEERLKAVLNEIKKSEGKILLFIDELHTIVGAGRTDGALDAGNMLKPMLARGELHCIGATTLDEYRQYIEKDPALERRFQQVLVPEPDVEDTISILRGLKERFEIHHGVRIHDRAIVAASVLSNRYITERFLPDKAIDLVDEACAMIRMEIDSMPSELDEITRKVMQLEIEEAALKNEEDPQSKARLEVLQKELSELQDQANSMKSKWQMEKSALQKVQDQREELEKLRHELDQAENDYDLNRAAELRHGRIPQLQKELEAMEDELEKEKQESRLLRQEVTEEEIASIVARWTGIPISKLVESEREKLLRLSDILHERVIGQGEAVELVSDAVLRARAGIKDPNRPIGSFIFLGPTGVGKTELVKALAETLFDSEEHMIRIDMSEYMEKHSVSRLVGAPPGYVGFEEGGQLTEAVRRNPYSVILLDEIEKAHPEVFNILLQMLDDGRITDSQGRTINCKNTVIIMTSNIGSHFLLQSNRVDGGIEEEIKDQVFKELRGHFRPEFLNRVDDIVLFKPLTKQEIVEIVDKMVHQLQERLTEQNIVLNVTEAAKEFIADQGYDPVYGARPLKRFIQKHLETKIARKIIAGTVELKEGITIDYDHDELVLI; encoded by the coding sequence ATGGATATTAATAAAATGACGGAGAGAACCCAACAGGCGTTCATTGGCGGCCAGGAACTAGCCAAAGATAGAGGGAATCCCGAGCTGACGGAGCTTCATTTATTAAAGATCTTAATGGAACAGGATGAAAGTTTATTAATCAGAATTTTATCGGAATCTGGTAAACCGATGAATCTATTTGATATAGAGCTAAATAAGGAACTGGATCGATTACCGGAAGTGAGCAGGAGTGTTTCCCAGGTTTACATGTCATCCTCCCTACAGCAAATTTTAACGGCTGCCGAAAAAGAAATGCAGATGTGGGAGGATGAATATTTATCTGTAGAACATATACTGCTTGCGTCATTGCAAGTCAATAAAACGAATGTAAACAGGCTTTTTTCATCATATGGAATTGATTATGCTAAAGCAAAACGGGTTATAAACGATATAAGGGGGAATCAGCGAGTGACTAGTCAAAATCCTGAAAGCACTTATGAAGTACTGAAAAAATACGGCAGAGATCTCGTTGCTGAGGTTAAATCGGGGAAGGTCGATCCCGTAATTGGTCGAGATACGGAAATCCGTAACGTCATCCGGATCCTTTCACGTAAAACGAAAAATAATCCTGTATTAATAGGGGAACCGGGAGTAGGTAAAACAGCCATCGTCGAGGGGTTGGCACAAAGGATCGTCAGGAAGGATGTGCCGGAAGGATTAAAGGACAAGACCGTTTTTTCACTAGATATGAGTGCGCTTGTCGCTGGGGCCAAATTCCGCGGTGAATTTGAAGAACGCCTAAAAGCGGTGTTGAATGAGATCAAGAAGAGTGAAGGTAAAATTCTTTTATTCATTGATGAATTACACACAATTGTCGGTGCAGGAAGAACAGATGGCGCACTTGATGCCGGAAATATGTTAAAACCGATGCTTGCGCGCGGTGAGCTGCATTGTATCGGTGCAACGACCCTTGATGAATATCGACAATATATTGAAAAAGATCCGGCCTTGGAACGCCGTTTCCAACAGGTTCTGGTTCCTGAACCGGATGTGGAAGATACGATTTCAATTTTGCGGGGATTAAAGGAACGGTTTGAAATTCACCATGGTGTCAGGATACATGATCGGGCGATCGTTGCTGCCTCTGTCCTTTCGAACCGATATATAACGGAGCGATTTTTACCGGATAAAGCGATAGATCTTGTGGATGAAGCATGTGCGATGATCCGAATGGAAATCGATTCAATGCCATCCGAGTTGGATGAAATCACGAGAAAAGTCATGCAACTTGAAATTGAAGAAGCTGCCTTGAAGAATGAGGAGGACCCTCAAAGCAAAGCAAGGCTTGAAGTGCTTCAAAAAGAACTATCAGAACTTCAGGATCAAGCGAATAGCATGAAATCCAAGTGGCAAATGGAGAAATCGGCGCTTCAAAAGGTGCAGGATCAACGTGAAGAGCTTGAGAAACTGCGTCATGAACTGGATCAAGCAGAGAATGACTATGACCTAAACCGGGCAGCTGAACTTCGACACGGAAGGATTCCGCAGCTTCAAAAAGAATTGGAAGCAATGGAAGACGAATTGGAAAAGGAAAAACAGGAATCACGATTGCTTCGCCAAGAAGTGACGGAGGAGGAAATAGCCTCGATTGTTGCAAGGTGGACGGGGATCCCCATAAGCAAGCTGGTGGAAAGTGAAAGGGAGAAACTGCTTCGCCTATCTGATATCCTGCATGAACGCGTAATAGGTCAAGGGGAAGCGGTGGAACTCGTATCCGATGCGGTTTTAAGAGCAAGGGCTGGAATTAAAGACCCAAACAGACCAATCGGTTCATTCATCTTTCTTGGGCCGACGGGTGTCGGTAAAACCGAACTGGTAAAAGCTTTGGCAGAAACGTTATTCGATAGTGAAGAACATATGATTCGAATCGATATGTCGGAATATATGGAGAAACATTCTGTGTCCCGACTTGTTGGTGCACCTCCTGGATATGTTGGGTTTGAGGAAGGCGGCCAACTTACGGAGGCTGTCAGGAGAAACCCATACTCAGTCATATTATTAGACGAAATTGAAAAGGCGCATCCGGAAGTCTTCAATATTTTGCTACAAATGTTGGATGATGGAAGGATAACAGACTCTCAAGGCAGAACAATCAACTGTAAAAATACGGTGATCATCATGACTTCCAATATCGGTTCCCATTTCTTATTGCAGTCCAACCGGGTGGATGGAGGAATTGAAGAAGAAATAAAAGATCAGGTCTTTAAAGAGTTAAGAGGCCATTTCCGTCCGGAATTTTTGAATCGCGTTGATGACATTGTTTTATTCAAACCTCTGACGAAACAAGAAATCGTTGAAATCGTAGATAAAATGGTTCATCAATTACAAGAAAGGTTAACTGAACAAAATATAGTCCTGAACGTCACTGAAGCGGCTAAGGAATTCATTGCGGACCAGGGATATGATCCGGTATATGGAGCAAGACCGCTGAAGCGATTCATCCAAAAGCATCTGGAAACGAAAATCGCCCGTAAAATCATAGCTGGGACTGTTGAGCTAAAAGAAGGAATAACGATTGATTATGATCATGATGAATTGGTCCTCATATAA
- a CDS encoding DinB family protein, whose product MAYQEIGTSIQSVQQSIDHILETAANLPEETIRFKPADDEWSIMQILSHLAEAIPYWLGELENVIAVPGSKWGRGLQDPARLAAVTDTDKLAVDDVMKQVEELKYKVESSLGNLDEETLSKESPHRNFAKFGNKPVSYIVDHFIDEHVSGHYDQIKRNLSKIQ is encoded by the coding sequence ATGGCTTATCAGGAAATCGGGACATCAATCCAATCGGTTCAACAATCAATCGACCACATTCTTGAGACAGCGGCAAACCTTCCGGAAGAAACGATCCGATTTAAGCCTGCAGATGATGAATGGTCAATCATGCAGATACTTTCCCATTTAGCTGAGGCCATTCCTTATTGGTTAGGTGAATTGGAAAATGTAATAGCGGTGCCTGGATCCAAATGGGGGCGTGGATTGCAAGATCCAGCCCGCCTGGCAGCAGTTACCGATACTGACAAACTTGCTGTTGATGATGTCATGAAGCAAGTGGAGGAGCTTAAATATAAAGTGGAAAGCAGTCTCGGGAATTTAGATGAAGAAACACTATCCAAAGAATCGCCACACCGGAATTTCGCTAAATTCGGAAACAAACCAGTTTCATATATAGTCGATCACTTCATCGATGAGCATGTTTCAGGACACTATGATCAAATTAAGCGAAACCTTTCTAAAATCCAGTGA
- a CDS encoding YjzD family protein — translation MRYAWAIFWTFLLVHMTVYVVSSMSGVSYDAAQGTILGLAAAILILIIPAILPAGPAKDSHQH, via the coding sequence ATGCGTTATGCTTGGGCAATTTTTTGGACATTCTTATTAGTGCATATGACTGTATATGTTGTTTCTTCCATGAGCGGAGTTTCATACGATGCTGCGCAGGGAACGATTTTAGGATTAGCTGCTGCTATCCTGATTCTTATCATCCCTGCTATCTTGCCTGCTGGGCCAGCTAAAGACTCTCATCAACATTAA
- a CDS encoding IclR family transcriptional regulator — translation MEIVKSGSTIQSLQVGMSIIDLLASQRTPLRFSDIQELTEITKSNLYKYLNTLTQLELLYRDKTTGMYHLGSKLIQYGMAAIGNEDVTSRITPYLQEISHHTSCTVLFSVWTYDGPITAKIWNSNQNLNIGAQLGTRLPPSSSSGKVFTVFQDPSLTAEWIEKDRNVTSSFLKETNEYDEILKYKIAFAKEPLVPSVSSMSIPVFNYNSELLGAITAVGFTESIPDHYEDPLSHYLRKSCLEISKIFGYSAE, via the coding sequence ATGGAAATCGTAAAATCCGGTTCGACGATTCAATCATTACAAGTTGGGATGAGCATCATAGATTTACTTGCTTCTCAAAGAACTCCTTTAAGATTCTCTGATATTCAAGAATTAACGGAAATAACGAAAAGTAACCTCTATAAGTATTTGAATACTTTGACACAACTGGAGTTACTATATCGCGATAAGACAACCGGTATGTATCACCTTGGGAGCAAATTGATTCAATACGGCATGGCAGCGATAGGAAATGAGGATGTCACGAGCAGAATAACTCCTTATTTACAGGAAATCAGTCACCATACTTCTTGCACGGTCCTTTTTTCCGTTTGGACATATGATGGACCAATCACGGCAAAAATATGGAATTCCAACCAAAACTTAAACATCGGGGCACAGTTAGGTACTCGACTTCCGCCATCATCCTCTTCCGGAAAGGTATTCACTGTATTTCAGGATCCTTCCTTGACGGCGGAATGGATTGAAAAAGATCGTAATGTTACAAGCTCGTTCCTTAAAGAAACAAATGAATATGATGAAATTTTGAAATACAAAATAGCTTTTGCCAAAGAGCCTCTTGTACCATCAGTTTCCTCCATGTCCATTCCGGTTTTTAATTATAATTCAGAATTATTGGGAGCGATCACTGCCGTTGGGTTCACCGAAAGCATTCCTGATCATTATGAAGATCCTTTAAGCCACTATTTAAGAAAGAGCTGTTTGGAAATCTCGAAAATATTCGGTTATTCCGCTGAATAG
- a CDS encoding FAD-dependent monooxygenase, which produces MNIEKKPFIVIGGGIGGLATALGIAETKQYVKVLEQAPEFGEIGAGIQLAANATNVLQRLGVMDKINEIAVFPKRLVLMDAFSGKELSALDLGDVYKERYGAPYVVLHRSDLHKVLAEACEKNPYIELVTNQTIIETVENEGEVTVTSANGSQYSGTAVIGADGLWSKARKLFVEDQPVCSQYVAYRGAIPMEEVTSHGDLDDVYMWIGPNLHLVQYPVRRGELYNQVVVFKSSQYTEENEKTDQWGTPEEMDCVFAGTCELVQNAISFIQRQRRWPMYDRLPIDNWTKGRITLTGDAAHPMLQYLAQGACQALEDAAYLSDMLHKHGNDIEQAFLEYQEERIPRTAHVQTSARMWGEIIHNMTDAGILLRDTILAGRTDKDFQFVDEFHGYNKTAVKA; this is translated from the coding sequence ATGAACATAGAAAAAAAACCATTCATCGTTATCGGTGGGGGAATTGGCGGATTGGCAACTGCTTTAGGAATCGCAGAAACGAAACAGTATGTAAAAGTCCTGGAACAAGCTCCCGAATTTGGTGAAATTGGTGCAGGGATTCAGCTTGCCGCAAATGCCACCAACGTATTGCAGCGTTTAGGAGTCATGGATAAAATCAATGAAATTGCAGTATTTCCAAAAAGATTGGTGCTAATGGATGCCTTTTCCGGAAAAGAGCTTTCCGCTTTGGATTTAGGTGATGTTTATAAAGAAAGATATGGAGCTCCGTACGTTGTATTGCATCGTTCTGATTTGCATAAAGTACTGGCTGAAGCATGTGAAAAGAACCCGTATATCGAGCTGGTTACGAACCAAACCATTATTGAGACAGTAGAAAATGAAGGTGAGGTGACGGTCACTTCTGCCAACGGGTCCCAATATTCAGGAACTGCTGTCATTGGAGCCGATGGATTATGGTCCAAGGCACGGAAACTTTTTGTGGAAGATCAACCGGTCTGCTCTCAATATGTTGCATACAGGGGAGCGATCCCGATGGAAGAGGTTACGAGCCATGGAGATCTAGATGATGTATATATGTGGATTGGGCCAAACCTTCATCTTGTTCAATACCCGGTTAGAAGGGGAGAACTTTACAACCAAGTAGTGGTGTTCAAAAGTTCTCAATACACGGAAGAAAACGAAAAAACAGATCAATGGGGAACACCGGAAGAAATGGACTGTGTATTTGCCGGAACTTGTGAGCTTGTTCAGAATGCGATTTCATTCATTCAAAGGCAACGCCGCTGGCCAATGTATGACCGGTTACCAATTGATAATTGGACAAAAGGAAGAATTACGCTTACGGGCGATGCGGCACATCCGATGCTTCAATACTTGGCACAAGGGGCTTGCCAGGCTTTAGAAGATGCAGCTTATTTGTCGGATATGCTTCATAAGCATGGGAATGACATTGAACAGGCATTTTTGGAATATCAAGAGGAACGGATTCCGCGTACGGCTCATGTTCAAACAAGCGCAAGAATGTGGGGGGAAATCATTCACAATATGACCGATGCAGGCATTCTGCTTCGAGATACGATCCTTGCGGGTCGCACGGATAAGGATTTTCAATTCGTCGATGAGTTTCATGGTTACAATAAAACGGCCGTGAAAGCATAA
- a CDS encoding ComZ family protein: MSSDKTLEFMGIAMKYFPEAKAKLEASGIPFSMEMAEPFMELFKSVMQEAYELGKQDAQR, from the coding sequence ATGAGTTCAGATAAAACTCTTGAATTTATGGGAATCGCCATGAAGTACTTCCCAGAGGCTAAAGCGAAGCTTGAAGCAAGCGGGATTCCATTCTCAATGGAGATGGCAGAGCCATTCATGGAGCTCTTTAAAAGCGTAATGCAAGAAGCTTATGAGCTTGGAAAACAAGATGCTCAGCGTTAA
- a CDS encoding YjzC family protein, which produces MGQNRQFKPGQKAPNNGTYVEIGETGSTVVNPKMVKLDAGDSFPETSNHNRIWTYKRKP; this is translated from the coding sequence ATGGGGCAAAATCGTCAATTTAAGCCAGGTCAGAAGGCACCTAATAATGGGACCTACGTAGAAATCGGTGAAACGGGCAGCACGGTAGTGAATCCGAAAATGGTCAAGCTTGATGCAGGGGATTCTTTTCCTGAAACATCCAATCATAACCGGATATGGACATATAAGCGGAAGCCATGA
- a CDS encoding cupin domain-containing protein — MAEKSEYMNSTIVKDFTKDIQQYNLGPLWEAIPALMDHEPKPHAHAYLWKEELLTKKLMEAAEIFTPDRGGERRAIYFQNPGLTYRQPWGWASTTQTLYAAVQLLLPGEVAPSHRHSQSALRFITNGEGAYSIVQGERIFMEEGDFLITPKNLWHGHGHVGEKPMIWMDALDIPTIYSIGGTFFEPYPDRIETPKRPDNFSELRYQGGMVRPVSDRYSQVAPLANYKWKGTKAAIEGLMNFEPDPYEGFAVEYINPSNGQTANPTMGAWMQKLPKGFHTKAHRHTHSTIYQVHQGSGYTVINGVRFDWSKGDYFVVPNWAWHEHVAEADSYLFSVNDLPIMERFDLEQQQALDTNDGYQKVESEFKPVLV, encoded by the coding sequence ATGGCTGAAAAATCAGAATACATGAATAGTACAATCGTAAAAGATTTTACAAAGGATATTCAGCAGTATAACCTTGGGCCACTGTGGGAAGCCATTCCCGCTCTGATGGACCATGAACCTAAACCTCATGCCCATGCTTATTTATGGAAAGAAGAGCTTTTGACAAAAAAATTGATGGAAGCAGCTGAAATCTTCACTCCTGACCGAGGAGGGGAGCGCAGGGCCATATATTTTCAAAACCCTGGCCTTACTTATCGCCAGCCTTGGGGATGGGCTTCGACAACACAAACGCTTTATGCAGCGGTTCAGCTATTGCTGCCAGGTGAAGTGGCCCCTTCCCACCGTCACTCCCAAAGTGCACTTCGTTTCATTACGAATGGTGAAGGTGCATACAGCATCGTGCAGGGAGAAAGGATCTTCATGGAAGAAGGAGATTTCTTGATCACGCCTAAAAACCTATGGCATGGTCATGGACATGTTGGCGAAAAGCCAATGATTTGGATGGATGCCCTTGATATCCCTACCATCTATTCCATAGGTGGCACTTTCTTTGAACCATATCCAGATCGGATTGAAACGCCTAAACGGCCGGATAATTTTTCAGAGCTCCGTTATCAAGGCGGAATGGTTCGTCCAGTATCCGACCGTTATTCACAAGTGGCACCGCTTGCCAACTACAAGTGGAAAGGCACCAAAGCCGCGATAGAAGGATTAATGAATTTTGAACCTGATCCATATGAAGGGTTCGCCGTGGAATATATCAATCCATCGAATGGCCAAACGGCCAATCCGACGATGGGGGCATGGATGCAGAAACTTCCTAAAGGTTTCCATACGAAAGCACATCGCCATACCCATTCCACAATTTATCAAGTGCACCAAGGATCAGGCTATACGGTCATTAATGGAGTGCGTTTTGACTGGTCCAAGGGAGATTACTTCGTCGTTCCGAATTGGGCCTGGCATGAGCACGTTGCAGAAGCCGATTCTTACTTATTCTCGGTAAACGACCTACCAATAATGGAGAGATTCGATTTGGAACAGCAACAGGCATTAGACACAAATGATGGTTACCAAAAGGTTGAAAGTGAATTCAAGCCTGTTTTGGTTTAA
- a CDS encoding fumarylacetoacetate hydrolase family protein, whose protein sequence is MKLVTFSSKGFKRIGAIYPNNVIVDLNYAYQALLESEGKLRSEQIAEAYVPATMEAFLQGGNESLSISKKAADYALNNRDSFRHELVHDVENIKLEAPVQKPGKIICVGHNYREHIAEMGRELPPFPVVFAKFANTVIGPQDDIPFFPISEQLDYEAEFAFVVGQRARNVSKEDALDYVAGYTIANDVTYRDIQRRTLEWLQGKTVEGSAPMGPWLVTSDELSDPSGLNVRLTVNGEERQKTNTSNFVFDVRYLVEFLSNLMTLEPGDIVLTGTPGGVGVARDPQVFLKDGDVVKIEIDKIGYLENRVRLVGEGK, encoded by the coding sequence ATGAAATTAGTAACTTTCAGCAGTAAAGGATTTAAACGTATTGGTGCAATTTACCCGAATAATGTAATAGTCGACTTGAATTATGCCTATCAAGCGCTTCTTGAAAGCGAAGGGAAACTTCGCAGTGAACAAATCGCTGAAGCATATGTCCCTGCAACCATGGAGGCGTTTTTACAGGGAGGGAATGAAAGCCTTTCCATCTCGAAAAAAGCTGCGGACTACGCATTGAACAATCGTGATTCCTTCAGACATGAATTGGTGCATGATGTTGAAAATATAAAGCTTGAGGCCCCTGTCCAAAAGCCAGGCAAAATTATTTGTGTCGGACATAACTACCGTGAGCACATTGCTGAAATGGGTCGCGAATTGCCGCCATTCCCTGTGGTATTCGCAAAGTTCGCCAATACAGTAATCGGTCCCCAAGATGATATACCGTTTTTTCCAATCTCTGAACAACTTGATTATGAAGCGGAATTCGCTTTTGTAGTCGGACAAAGGGCACGTAATGTTTCAAAAGAAGATGCTCTTGATTATGTAGCTGGTTATACAATTGCGAATGATGTTACGTATCGTGATATCCAACGGCGTACACTTGAGTGGCTTCAAGGGAAAACGGTTGAAGGAAGTGCTCCGATGGGTCCTTGGTTAGTCACTTCCGATGAACTATCCGATCCATCTGGCTTAAATGTCCGATTAACGGTAAATGGTGAAGAACGCCAAAAAACGAATACATCCAACTTCGTATTCGATGTGAGATATCTTGTTGAGTTCTTATCGAATTTAATGACTCTTGAACCAGGTGACATAGTTCTCACAGGAACACCGGGTGGGGTAGGAGTAGCCCGTGATCCACAAGTGTTCTTAAAAGATGGTGACGTAGTCAAAATCGAGATCGACAAAATAGGTTATCTTGAAAACCGTGTGCGACTTGTCGGGGAGGGGAAATAA